From the genome of Winogradskyella forsetii, one region includes:
- a CDS encoding serine hydrolase — translation MKINHTFALLLFSCLFITTSKAQDLTQKFDDIVFESYKPDEPGATILVAKDGKAIYRKAIGKSSLELDVDMIPENVFMLASITKQFTAVAILMLEEEGKLSLDDSITKFIPDYPTHGKTITIHHLLNHTSGIKSYTDNENFRDFARIDKTLDELIATFKNEPMDFDPGEAFKYNNSGYILLGKIIEVISEDTYENFIENNIFERLGMTNSSYGNTSEIVKNRVRPYEQNDNGYVNASYLSMTLPQAAGSLTSTIDDMLKWQNALTNNTLIKATTLDKAINGSTLNNGEHITYGYGWGEMNLKGSKGYSHSGGIFGTSTNGIYLIDEGIYVIGLSNCSCKDIGAVTQSLAATAIGKPFPTMKDVVKLSEAKMKQWVGAYEFEDDVIRHIFMEDGQLKSMRESESNTVFDIYPLSENRFMFKDGAIEYKFSKSANGKRETIFITDTESVGKEVDKPKPEARKEVTLTNAVLQPYAGKYQLGPNFNVQITVDGNQIFAQATGQGQFEIFAENETEFFAKVAAIKIKFNKDTSGNVESFTIYQSGNETLAKKME, via the coding sequence ATGAAAATCAACCACACCTTTGCCTTATTGTTGTTTAGTTGCCTGTTTATTACAACTAGCAAGGCCCAAGATTTAACTCAAAAATTTGATGATATTGTATTTGAATCCTACAAACCAGATGAACCAGGTGCGACCATTTTAGTAGCCAAAGATGGTAAAGCTATTTATAGAAAGGCCATCGGGAAATCCAGTTTAGAATTGGATGTCGATATGATTCCAGAAAACGTTTTTATGCTGGCGTCTATTACCAAACAATTTACGGCAGTTGCCATTTTAATGCTTGAAGAAGAAGGCAAATTAAGTTTAGATGATTCCATTACAAAGTTTATTCCAGATTATCCTACGCACGGTAAAACTATAACTATACATCATCTCCTTAATCACACCTCAGGAATAAAAAGTTATACCGATAATGAAAATTTTAGGGATTTTGCCCGTATCGATAAAACACTAGACGAATTAATCGCTACTTTTAAAAACGAACCTATGGATTTTGATCCAGGAGAAGCCTTTAAATACAATAACTCGGGTTATATCTTACTCGGCAAAATCATTGAAGTCATTTCTGAAGACACCTACGAAAATTTTATTGAAAACAATATATTTGAGCGTTTAGGTATGACGAATTCAAGTTATGGAAACACCAGTGAAATCGTTAAAAACAGAGTCAGACCGTATGAACAAAATGACAATGGTTATGTTAATGCCAGTTATTTAAGTATGACCTTGCCTCAAGCCGCTGGTTCATTGACATCTACCATTGACGACATGCTAAAGTGGCAAAATGCGCTAACCAATAACACATTGATCAAAGCAACAACTTTGGATAAAGCTATAAATGGCTCAACCCTAAATAATGGTGAACACATTACTTATGGTTATGGTTGGGGCGAAATGAACCTTAAAGGGTCTAAAGGCTATTCTCACAGTGGTGGTATTTTTGGCACTTCTACCAATGGAATTTATCTCATAGATGAAGGTATTTATGTCATTGGCTTAAGTAATTGTAGCTGCAAGGACATCGGCGCAGTCACCCAATCCCTTGCTGCAACCGCTATTGGAAAACCGTTTCCAACGATGAAGGATGTGGTTAAATTATCTGAAGCTAAAATGAAACAATGGGTTGGTGCTTATGAATTTGAAGATGACGTCATTCGACATATATTTATGGAAGATGGTCAACTTAAAAGTATGCGCGAATCCGAATCCAATACGGTTTTTGATATTTATCCACTTTCCGAAAACCGTTTTATGTTTAAAGATGGAGCAATTGAGTACAAGTTTTCAAAATCCGCAAATGGAAAACGTGAAACCATTTTTATCACTGACACCGAAAGTGTAGGAAAGGAAGTTGACAAACCAAAGCCTGAAGCCAGAAAAGAAGTGACGCTGACCAATGCCGTTTTACAACCGTATGCAGGCAAATACCAGTTAGGCCCAAATTTCAATGTTCAGATTACGGTTGATGGTAATCAAATTTTTGCCCAAGCCACAGGGCAAGGTCAATTTGAAATTTTTGCGGAAAATGAGACTGAGTTTTTTGCTAAAGTGGCCGCGATAAAAATCAAATTTAATAAAGACACTTCTGGAAATGTAGAGAGTTTTACGATTTATCAAAGTGGCAATGAAACACTTGCAAAAAAAATGGAATAG
- a CDS encoding Tim44 domain-containing protein, which yields MKPLHKKILLTILIIGFLFYIDPVYAGPGGTIAKGLFKTWWGKLILFALFIVFFPLIVYTYTVEFFAVKKTKKQLNQIGLKHKDFSWLNLDKNVRNVFRRVYLAWDNEDMKEVSEYVNHWYWQNQQTVHLDRWKQENLKNVCKLDKIKSVKPLYLELTDNEKLEGSKIAFVISADIKDYLKDRETHRIVQGKNEFGDEEKIWIMEYTNGKWLLDDIREGKFSLAFAKMKNVVPEFQTTANLTAK from the coding sequence ATGAAACCACTTCACAAAAAAATACTATTAACTATACTTATTATTGGCTTCTTATTCTACATTGATCCTGTTTATGCAGGCCCTGGTGGCACTATAGCCAAAGGTCTATTTAAAACTTGGTGGGGAAAATTAATTTTGTTTGCACTTTTCATTGTGTTCTTTCCTTTAATCGTTTACACCTACACGGTTGAATTTTTTGCGGTTAAGAAAACTAAAAAGCAACTCAATCAAATTGGACTAAAGCATAAGGATTTTTCATGGCTGAATCTTGATAAAAATGTACGAAATGTTTTTAGACGTGTATATCTGGCTTGGGACAATGAAGACATGAAAGAAGTCTCAGAATATGTTAACCATTGGTATTGGCAGAACCAACAGACGGTTCATTTAGACAGATGGAAACAGGAAAACCTTAAAAACGTATGTAAATTAGATAAAATTAAAAGTGTAAAACCACTTTACTTAGAGCTGACAGATAACGAAAAACTAGAAGGCTCTAAAATTGCATTCGTAATTTCAGCTGACATTAAGGATTATTTAAAAGACAGAGAAACACATCGTATTGTACAAGGAAAAAATGAATTTGGAGATGAAGAGAAAATCTGGATTATGGAATACACCAATGGTAAGTGGCTTTTGGACGATATTAGAGAAGGAAAATTCAGTTTGGCTTTTGCCAAAATGAAAAATGTAGTTCCAGAATTCCAAACCACTGCGAACTTAACGGCAAAATAA